The proteins below come from a single Triticum aestivum cultivar Chinese Spring chromosome 5D, IWGSC CS RefSeq v2.1, whole genome shotgun sequence genomic window:
- the LOC123125461 gene encoding wall-associated receptor kinase 2-like, which yields MAAAATLITMLLPLISAAGGAGGPPAGLEPMIGKPGCETRCGNVSVPFPFGFGPARCSATGLNLTCDNTTRPGKPPRLLLGEGGVFQQVEEISIQLSTVRVVTPPIFSPARSNLSADDYGAVKRASWGGGRLDSHSIFQYTLSSKSDYLGTLRPELVVVGCNVQATLHTEISRGNSYVVGCSSYCDGHRALTADDVRNDSAGYCVATIDTAQTYYNVEVTRLGNGSAVNDDLPVSVLLVKADFGAQDLPNRVVRLLNLDRPLGATPPLANTANANHIGGDCFSANALMDTRVTLTSPGDAKRVVCSMYVDMDECKDPVHNRCFGECVNNMGSFDCWCPQGYHRNPRRPDGCIKSMKSVKNTGLIIGISVSVVPCLILLALGGILIIRKLKHHTAERIKLKFFNQNRGQLLQQLISNRSDIGERMIVPPNELDKATNNFDQIRKLGGGGHGTIYKGILSDLHVVAIKKSNIVVQREIDEFINEVAILSQINHRNVVKLHGCCLETEIPLLAYEFISNGILSEHLHHASPRSIPWRDRLRIACEVGKAIAYLHSAISIPVIHRDIKSSNILLDDALTTKVSDFGASRYIPVNQTGITATTVQGTIGYLDPMYYYTGRLSEMSDVYSFGVLLVELLTRKMPITYRSSEDNLVDLIDSQVAAEGGNEVQEVACLAASCLKLKGEERPTTRQLEIALEGLQATKEHPLFDSRAIQNEENYIETSYPSTARSTSLDEAATSTSTPTSTHILTGCKVPLKVMAVVKGNFAGAGEKALGPLQRRQEEGEQGNGENI from the exons ATGGCAGCGGCAGCGACACTGATCACGATGCTGTTGCCGCTGATCTCCGCTGCCGGAGGAGCCGGAGGGCCACCGGCTGGGCTGGAGCCCATGATAGGGAAGCCGGGGTGCGAGACCAGGTGCGGCAACGTGAGTGTGCCGTTCCCGTTCGGGTTCGGCCCGGCCAGGTGCTCGGCGACGGGCCTCAACCTCACCTGCGACAACACCACCCGCCCTGGCAAGCCGCCCCGGCTGCTCCTCGGCGAGGGCGGCGTCTTCCAGCAGGTCGAGGAGATCTCGATCCAACTAAGCACGGTGCGCGTCGTCACGCCACCTATCTTCAGCCCTGCGAGGTCGAACCTCAGCGCCGACGACTACGGCGCCGTGAAGAGAGCGTCATGGGGCGGCGGCCGCCTCGACAGCCACAGCATCTTCCAGTACACGCTGTCGTCTAAGTCCGACTACCTCGGCACCTTACGCCCCGAGCTGGTGGTGGTGGGGTGCAACGTGCAGGCGACGCTGCACACCGAGATCAGCCGCGGGAACAGCTACGTCGTCGGCTGCTCCTCCTACTGCGACGGCCATCGTGCACTCACCGCCGACGACGTCCGGAACGACAGCGCCGGCTACTGCGTTGCCACCATCGACACGGCCCAAACGTACTACAACGTGGAGGTCACACGACTGGGCAACGGCAGCGCGGTCAACGACGACCTGCCCGTGTCCGTGCTCCTCGTCAAGGCTGATTTCGGTGCACAGGATCTGCCCAACCGGGTGGTTCGTCTGTTGAATCTAGATAGACCGCTAGGTGCAACGCCTCCGTTAGCGAACACAGCAAATGCGAACCATATCGGTGGGGATTGTTTTTCTGCCAATGCATTGATGGATACGAGGGTAACCCTTACGTCACCGGGGGATGCCAAG CGTGTTGTATGTTCTATGTACGTAGATATGGACGAGTGCAAGGACCCAGTACACAACCGATGTTTCGGCGAGTGCGTCAATAATATGGGATCATTTGACTGCTGGTGTCCACAAGGATACCATAGAAACCCTAGACGACCCGATGGTTGCATCAAGTCCATGAAGAGTGTAAAGAACACAG GTTTAATCATTGGTATCTCAGTTTCTGTTGTCCCCTGCCTCATACTTTTGGCTCTCGGTGGAATCTTAATAATCCGCAAGCTTAAGCATCACACGGCTGAAAGGATAAAACTGAAGTTCTTCAATCAAAATCGTGGGCAGCTGTTGCAGCAACTCATATCCAATAGGTCTGATATTGGAGAGAGGATGATTGTCCCTCCAAACGAGCTAGACAAGGCAACAAACAATTTTGATCAAATTCGTAAGCTCGGTGGAGGAGGCCATGGTACCATCTACAAAGGTATATTGTCAGATCTACATGTGGTGGCCATCAAGAAGTCAAATATTGTTGTTCAAAGAGAGATTGATGAGTTCATAAATGAGGTTGCCATACTATCACAAATCAATCATAGGAACGTTGTGAAACTTCATGGATGTTGTCTCGAGACCGAAATCCCATTGCTAGCCTACGAGTTCATTTCCAATGGAATCCTTAGTGAGCATCTTCATCATGCGTCACCAAGATCAATACCTTGGAGAGACAGGCTCAGGATCGCATGTGAAGTAGGCAAAGCCATTGCGTATCTTCATTCTGCTATTTCAATCCCTGTTATACATAGAGATATCAAATCTTCCAACATACTTCTTGATGATGCCTTGACAACAAAGGTATCTGACTTCGGTGCGTCAAGGTACATTCCTGTAAATCAGACGGGGATAACAGCAACAACAGTGCAGGGAACTATAGGATATCTTGATCCTATGTATTATTACACAGGACGACTATCAGAAATGAGTGATGTTTATAGCTTCGGAGTTCTTCTTGTTGAGTTGCTTACGAGGAAGATGCCAATCACATATAGGTCCTCTGAAG ACAATCTAGTTGACCTAATAGATTCACAAGTTGCAGCGGAAGGAGGCAATGAAGTCCAAGAAGTCGCTTGCCTAGCTGCATCCTGCTTAAAATTAAAGGGAGAGGAGAGACCAACCACGAGGCAACTAGAGATTGCACTCGAAGGCCTCCAAGCAACCAAGGAGCATCCCCTATTTGATTCAAGAGCCATTCAGAATGAGGAGAACTATATTGAAACAAGTTATCCATCTACTGCAAGAAGTACAAGCTTGGATGAA GcagctactagtactagtactcctactagtacacaCATACTGACTGGCTGCAAGGTCCCTCTGAAG GTCATGGCGGTGGTGAAGGGGAACTTTGCAGGGGCTGGAGAGAAGGCTCTTGGGCCGTTGCAGAGGCGGCAGGAGGAAGGAGAACAAGGAAATGGGGAAAATATATAG